The DNA window GGTATCTGGCGCACCTGCGCGTCGAGCGGGGCCTGAGCCCCAACACCCTGGCGGCCTATGAACGCGACCTGAGCCGCTACACCGACTTCCTGTCCGCCCGCGGGATCAACGCGCCCGACGCGGTGAGCGAGGAGGACGTGTCCGCCTTCGTCGAGGCCATTCGCGCGGGCGACGACGGCGGCAGCCCCCTGGCCGCGTCCTCGGCGTCGCGCACCGTCACCGCCGTGCGCGGATGGCACCGGTTCCTCCTGGCCGAGGGCTCCACCGCCGTCGACCCGGCCGCCGTCGTGCGCCCGCCCCAGGTGGGTCGCCGCCTGCCCAAGGCGCTGACCGTGGAGGAGGCGCGCCGCCTCCTGGAGGCGGCCGGCGACCCCGACTCGCCGACGGGGCTGCGCGACCGGGCGCTGCTGGAGCTGCTGTACGCCACCGGGGCCCGCATCTCCGAGGCCGTGGGCCTGGCCGTGGACGACCTGGACCGCGACTCGCACTGCGTGCGCCTGTTCGGTAAGGGACGCAAGGAGCGCATTGTCCCGGTGGGCCGCTGCGCCCGCGACGCCCTGGACGCCTACCTGGTGCGCGGGCGCCCGGTCCTGGCCCAGCGGGGGCGGGGGGCGCCCGAGGTCTTCCTCAACACCCTGGGCCGGCCCCTGTCGCGCCAGTCGGCCTGGGGCGTGCTCCGCCAGGCGGCCGGGCGCGCGGGCCTGGGGGAGGGGCGGCACGTGTCCCCCCACACCCTGCGCCACTCCTTCGCCACCCACCTGCTCGCCGGGGGCGCCGACGTGCGCGTGGTCCAGGAGATGCTCGGGCACGCCTCGGTGACCACCACGCAGATATACACCAAGGTCACGGTTGAGCATCTGCGCAGGGTTTACGCCGCCAGCCATCCGCGCGCCCGGGGCTGAGACGCGGCGCACGTCGGATATGGTGATCGGGTGAATGACTCGAATCAGACCGATCTCAATGATGATCCCGTCGCCGACGCCGAGGACGGGCGCTTCCCCGTGCCCGCGCCGCTGGACTCGCACGGGCCGGCTCGCGTCATTTCCCTGTGCAACCAGAAGGGCGGCGTCGGCAAGACGACGACGACCATCAACCTGGGGGCCGCCCTGGCGGAGTACGGGCGCAGGGTCCTCATCGTCGACTTCGACCCGCAGGGCGCGGCCAGCGCCGGCCTGGGCGTGAACGCCAACGAGCTGGACACGACCGTCTACGACCTGCTGGTCGCCCTGCACCCGGACGTGCGCGCCGTCATCCACCCCACGCCCGCGCCCGGACTGGACATTGTGCCGGCCAATATCGACCTGTCCGCCGCGGAGGTCCAACTCGTCAACGAGGTGGCCAGGGAGCAGGCGCTGACCCGGGTCCTGCGCCCGATCCTGGACGACTACGACGTCGTCCTCATCGACTGCCAGCCCTCCCTGGGACTGCTG is part of the Actinomyces sp. oral taxon 414 genome and encodes:
- the xerD gene encoding site-specific tyrosine recombinase XerD, yielding MRGYLAHLRVERGLSPNTLAAYERDLSRYTDFLSARGINAPDAVSEEDVSAFVEAIRAGDDGGSPLAASSASRTVTAVRGWHRFLLAEGSTAVDPAAVVRPPQVGRRLPKALTVEEARRLLEAAGDPDSPTGLRDRALLELLYATGARISEAVGLAVDDLDRDSHCVRLFGKGRKERIVPVGRCARDALDAYLVRGRPVLAQRGRGAPEVFLNTLGRPLSRQSAWGVLRQAAGRAGLGEGRHVSPHTLRHSFATHLLAGGADVRVVQEMLGHASVTTTQIYTKVTVEHLRRVYAASHPRARG
- a CDS encoding ParA family protein, which encodes MNDSNQTDLNDDPVADAEDGRFPVPAPLDSHGPARVISLCNQKGGVGKTTTTINLGAALAEYGRRVLIVDFDPQGAASAGLGVNANELDTTVYDLLVALHPDVRAVIHPTPAPGLDIVPANIDLSAAEVQLVNEVAREQALTRVLRPILDDYDVVLIDCQPSLGLLTINALTASHGVIIPLETEFFALRGVALLVETVDRVRDRINPRLQIDGILATMVDQRTLHSREVLDRLEQAFGDQLFDTQIRRTIKFPDASVAAEPITLYAPRHSGAEAYRRLARELIARGGVA